A single region of the Brachypodium distachyon strain Bd21 chromosome 3, Brachypodium_distachyon_v3.0, whole genome shotgun sequence genome encodes:
- the LOC104583998 gene encoding putative B3 domain-containing protein Os02g0455900, translating to MENTQSLFGDTTQSEGDSVTTAKIKSSPPPTPSALAQPASRSAPDSSVIGAGASSEVDDGEDDPEVLMMEHLFDKVLTPGDMVDPSTNSYDRLTTVGPQRQQNPDDGLVFEDRAVAGKLWRFQSDWRSSEVHALCPTDGWALFAREKGLAPGDAVSFYRGNDNGRLFVDCSKRRGDRAPCPRGVFAWAPVAAATAAAAERPQVGADEAPRAAARRGTLPRRSPAVPRRPRRSKGKREEDDLDEAAMKPPTILESMPPLVPSPDPKRVRLFGIYLN from the coding sequence AAACACCCAATCCTTGTTTGGCGATACCACGCAGTCGGAGGGAGACTCCGTGACGACAGCCAAAATCAAGTCCTCGCCTCCTCCGACGCCTTCAGCTTTGGCGCAGCCGGCGTCGAGATCGGCGCCCGATTCTTCCGTCATCGGCGCCGGAGCGTCGTCGGAGGTtgacgacggcgaggacgaccCGGAGGTCCTCATGATGGAGCACCTGTTCGACAAGGTGCTGACCCCGGGCGACATGGTCGATCCTAGTACTAACTCGTATGACCGGCTGACGACCGTGGGCCCCCAGCGGCAGCAGAACCCCGACGACGGGCTCGTCTTCGAGGACCGGGCCGTGGCCGGGAAGCTGTGGCGGTTCCAGTCCGACTGGAGGAGCAGCGAGGTCCACGCCCTCTGCCCCACCGACGGCTGGGCCCTCTTCGCCAGGGAGAAGGGCCTGGCCCCCGGCGACGCCGTCTCCTTCTACCGCGGCAACGACAACGGCCGCCTCTTCGTCGACTGCAGCAAGCGCCGGGGAGATCGTGCCCCGTGCCCACGTGGCGTGTTCGCGTGGGCCCCCGTGGCCgcagccacggcggcggcggcagagaggCCGCAGGTGGGCGCCGATGAAGCGCCTCGTGCCGCGGCACGACGCGGTACGCTGCCGAGGCGGTCGCCGGCTGTGccgcggcgtccgcggcgCAGCAAGGGGAAACGTGAAGAAGACGACCTCGACGAGGCCGCCATGAAGCCCCCCACCATCCTTGAATCGATGCCGCCGCTCGTGCCCTCGCCGGATCCGAAGCGCGTGCGGCTTTTCGGGATTTATCTCAACTAG
- the LOC100840226 gene encoding uncharacterized protein LOC100840226: MAFPVAIPLPRPILPLHFTTTTRAAAARRTPTPQPLPDELQLVADIRSPHNHIRVADVSPRAAGHPFAGARLLLLDGPGNIHSVSFPRRPYSPLTSTYLDVFAAFPPLLPRPSLAVLGFGAGSAARAILHFYPHVSVHGWELDASVIAVARDFFGLAELEEKHADRLVIHVGDALEADADAVPGGGGFGGVVVDLFANGSVLRELQDAATWRRIGGMVAPGGRVMANCGGGCVEAEEEGRDGEAVKDATLRAMAAAFGEGMVVVMDVDESCVAMTGPVVEEAAAWKARLPPELRQYVETWRHYNGYGDK, translated from the coding sequence ATGGCGTTCCCGGTAGCTATTCCACTCCCGAGACCCATCCTCCCTCTCCacttcaccaccaccacccgcgccgccgcggcaagAAGAACCCCGACTCCCCAACCCCTCCCCGACGAGCTCCAGCTCGTCGCCGACATCCGCTCCCCGCACAACCACATCCGCGTCGCCGACGTTTCCCCGCGAGCCGCCGGCCACCCCTTCGCCGGCGcgcgccttctcctcctcgacggcccCGGCAACATCCACTCCGTCTCCTTCCCCCGCCGCCCCTACAGCCCCCTCACATCCACCTACCTCGACGTCTTCGCAGCCTTcccacccctcctcccgcgccCGTCCCTCGCCGTCCTCGGCTTCGGCGCGGGCTCCGCGGCGCGCGCCATCCTCCATTTCTACCCGCACGTATCCGTCCACGGCTGGGAGCTCGACGCCTCCGTTATCGCCGTCGCCCGGGACTTCTTCGGCCTCGCCGAGCTCGAGGAGAAGCACGCCGATAGGCTGGTCATCCATGTCGGCGACGCGCTGGAGGCCGACGCCGATGCCGTGCCGGGTGGAGGAGGCTTCGGCGGCGTGGTTGTGGATCTTTTCGCCAACGGGAGCGTGCTGCGGGAGCTCCAGGACGCGGCTACGTGGCGCCGGATCGGCGGGATGGTGGCTCCGGGAGGGAGGGTGATGGCGAACTGCGGCGGAGGCTgcgtggaggcggaggaggaggggagggacgGCGAGGCGGTGAAGGATGCCACGCTGCGGGCCATGGCGGCAGCTTTCGGTGAGgggatggtggtggtgatggatGTGGATGAAAGTTGTGTGGCCATGACCGGGCCGGTGGtggaggaagcggcggcctGGAAGGCTAGgctgccgccggagctgcGACAGTATGTTGAGACATGGAGGCACTATAATGGTTATGGCGACAAATGA
- the LOC100839927 gene encoding protein CASPARIAN STRIP INTEGRITY FACTOR 1 → MHCVSSPEMRMQRRSTALFALVFTLLLSTSLAGRQRSLLTDQESLGQQAEGTEAGQDEAVHARMLKAVATSDYGSYDPSPSMEKPHFKLIPN, encoded by the exons ATGCATTGCGTGAGTAGCCCAGAAATGAGGATGCAACGGAGATCTACCGCTCTCTTCGCTCTCGTCTTCACCTTGTTGCTTTCGACTTCGTTGGCAG GGAGACAGCGGAGCCTCTTGACTGATCAAGAATCTCTAGGTCAGCAAGCAGAG GGGACAGAAGCTGGACAGGACGAAGCAGTGCATGCCCGCATGCTCAAAGCAGTCGCGACGAGTGACTACGGCAGCTACGACCCTTCCCCATCTATGGAGAAGCCCCACTTCAAACTCATACCCAACTAA